ACAAAGCTGTGACAAACTGAAGGCATTAGCTGCTCGATTTATCCTTTTCTTATTTAacaagcacagacacatgattttaatgcacattttaagGTCTGTCAGTCAAACCTCCCACAGAGGTCTGAAGAGTAAAActtgttttgaatattttgtttgAAAGAGTTCACAGTGGACCCAAAACCTAAGTGACGTACGTAAAGCGATACATACATTTCTTTCATTGTGCCCACAGGTCCTAAAACGACCAGAGTATTTTGGGAGGTTTGGGAAAATCCATAAAGTGGTCATCAACAATAGCACATCGTACGCAGGTTCACAGGTGAGAGGTTGGATCAAACTGACAGCACGTCTAGAACCACTGACAGAACTTCAGATCATTCCTTTCTAATAATTGAGCCATTTGTCTTTTACCAAGCAAAAATGGGACATTTTTTGCCAAGATTTGCTAGATTTTACAATTaattttcttctgctttccctgttttttcatttttggagatttttttaaaataatgaactTAATGGAAACGTTTGCTCATTGAAGCCATAGAACAATGATTTAAACATCAGGAACAAACAACAGGAAATCTGTTTGACATGTGCGTTTGCTTAAATGATCTGTTTCTTCAGGGGCCGAGTGCCAGCGCTTATGTCACTTACATCCGCTCTGAAGATGCTCTAAGAGCAATACAGTGTGTGAACAATGTGGTTGTTGACGGCAGAACACTCAAGGTGAGAAGTTGATTTATCCCATCACTTGTATATGACTGTATTTGTTTAACAGCACTGTGATAAGTTTATTCTATATTCTCCTCCTGTCTTTTAATGTAAATATCCTGATATTAAACAACCTTGATGTAAAATAGGATTAAACTAAAAGTCCTGTAATGAGATGACCATAGCTTTGAATTTCATTTAGAAATTGTCTCATTTTCTCAgagcttctctttctctttctgtgttaaAGGCTTCTTTAGGCACAACAAAGTACTGCAGTTACTTTCTTAAAAGTATGCAGTGTCCCAAACCTGATTGTATGTATCTACATGAGCTGGGAGATGAAGCGGCTAGCTTTACTAAAGAGGAGATGCAGGTAAAATATTTGTTTCTCTCCCTGAGATGTGAACTCggtttttgtggtttgtttgtttgagtatTAACAGATGGATCGACGGTGACTCatgttgtgtcatttgtttttaggCGGGAAAACATCAAGAGTATGAGCAGAAACTCCTCCAAGACCTCTATAAAATTAACCCTAGCTTTCTACAACCTCCAGCATGTGGAACAGAGAAGTCTAAGAGTAAATCCAACTCCACACAGAGGttggctttttatttatttcctcctatgtttttcctctttttgcttCTTCAGTGCATCAAATCAGTGCTAAGCTTGATTTTTCTCCCGCTTTGTAACAGAACCAACAGTAGTAATGGTAAAGATGGGTGGCCGACGCTGTCAGGACATAACAAACTGGCCAACGGGCTTTCAGAAGACCGCAAGTCTCCTCCGTTGCTAGACTATCTAGACCAAGAAGTTAATGCTTCAGATGGGCTAGACACAGAGCTGGGTCCTGGCCAGCATACCGCCCTGTCCCCCTTCTCCTCTAATTGTGACAGTAACAGGTAATATAGACTCCTCTTCGACAGAAACCTTTATATCCTTGAAGAAAATCATTTTCCTTATGGagtattttttgtttatgtACCTAATTTTGTcacttgtctgtctgcctcccagCGAAAAACCTCCAGAGTCGATTGGAATGGTGAACGGTGAGACTTTACAACAGGTGAGAAGATCTCGACTCTGTTAGTTTTGGTTCCATATAAATGAAGGTGAATCATTTCTGAGAAAGACGAGCTCACAAGCgtcgcctcctctctctttgtccagATACCCACCAGTgactccccctctcctcccccggGTTTAACCAAGCCCAACCTGGTGGTGCCCATCAGCGTGTCAGACCTCACAGCCCGTTCACCCTTCGAGGGTGCGGCAGCTGAGTCCCAATCGCTCTTTTCAGACAACAGTAACTTCAGACATCCTAACCCGCTCCCCGCTGGCCTGCCCCCCTTCCCCAGCTCCCCCCGCGGCAGTTCTGACTGGCCCATGACCCCCGAACCACAGAGCCTCTTCACATCAGGTACAATGGGGCTTTAATGAAGCATTTTGTAtgtagttttgtgtgttttaagtgCCTGATTGGTTGTGCTTTATGTCTGATTTTCAAAGCGTGGGTTTACCTGCAGGTGTTTTATTCTATTTGTTTTGATACCATGGCCATCATTCATTATGTACTCCATAATATTGACTGTAACAGCCGTGTATTATTAATTTAGgcattttctgctgttgtaGGCTTTGTCAGTCACCCCATATAGTAAAACTAGCAAAATGCTTTGAATGTAAATGTAACTTGTGATTGTTTGTTCAGaattaaaaggagaaaattTTAAATCATGAGACTGGAAACTAAAACCATAAGAAACATATATAGAAATGCTTTGATGAAGAAGAATGCTTCAAGAAGGGATTTAAAGAGAGTCTTATCTCTGGGGGCAGAGTGAGGCTCAAACTGCAAAGGCCCTTTGTCACCAGCCATCAACTAATCACTTCGTCAAAGAAATTTATGGCTGGTTGACTAAGAATTTCTCATATTGCGGACAGATCCAGTaacttccctctctccttccctcagaCACAATACCAGTGTCTTCTTCCACAGACTGGCAGGCGGCCTTTGGCTTCGGTTCATCCAGCAAACAGCAGGACGACGATCTGGGCTTCGATCCTTTCGACGTTACCCGCAAGGCCTTGGCCGACCTGATAGAGAAGGAGCTGTCTGTGCAGGATCAGAGCCCCTCGTCCCCAGGACCCTTCGCCCAGGGGGGCAGCCACGGTCCCAGCCTGCTGCCCCCTAACCCAAACCCCAGCGCCTCTCACCACTTCCCCAGCGGCCTGCCACGCCTCCCTCAACTCCACCACAGAGCCGTCTACAGCTCCTTCAGTTTCCCCGGCAGTCAGAACAGCCAGgccagtcagcagcagcagccagcctcCAGACACCCCTGGATGGGCGTCCCCACACGAAATAACCTCACACACTTGAACCACTCAGCCAGTGCTGCCTCACACAGTAATTTCCTGGACCTGAATCTGCCCCCTCAGCACAACACAGGGCTAGGAGGGATCCCCATCTCAGGTACCAGACACCTGGGTCACTGTGGCACCTTTCTGTGTCGTGTGGAAGCTGTGCATGTTAAAACAGAGATCAGATGTGTTCTTTAATGGTGTTACCTAATATGACAGCTCATGATACTTGTCCTGATTAGCGTTTATTGACCTTACATAAGAAAGCCTGGTGGCTGCAGTTCTGCAGACAGCCACTAGTCTGTGATCAAAACACCAGAGGAACTGACATACCTgctttgctctcctctcctgcagaaaACAGTGGCTCTATAGACGGCTTAAATGTGAAAGAGTGGCAGGACGGACTGAGAGCTCTCCTGCCCAACATCAATATCAACTTCGGGGGCCTCccaaactcctcctcctcttcctcctcctcatcctcaaacAGTGTTAACCACATTGGTGGGCCGGCGGGGCCAGCGGGCATCTCACACAGCCTGAGCTGGGACGGTACAGCCAGTTGGATGGACCCTGCTATCATCACAGGTAGAAAGTAACTCAGACGATtcagcagtcagtgtgtgtggtggtcGACTGAAAATCAAccatcattttcatatttgatTAATTGTTAAAGGCATTTATTAAGTGAGAATGCCAAACATGCTGCgtttccagctgctgttttaTACCATCGTGAATTCAGTTAAGGctgcaaacattttctttttccattacTCTGCTGCTTCTTTCCTTGATTCATGGCTCGGTCtataaaaatgtaagaaaatacCCACAAACATCTTACAGTATAAACACCTTTGGAATAATAACAGTAGTAGTTGTTGATGCTCTTCTCCCTGCTGTTCCTGCAGACTTTCAATGTTCATCACAATTAAAATTTCAGCAGGTGGATTGTTTTCTTAattaatgcatttgttttgctttgtctttATATCAGAAAATCTTGAAGCTTGCTGACAATCCAAAAGATGAAAGATATTAAATTTAGTCtgagagaagacaaagaagcagcaaatcctcacatttgaatAGTGGGAACCGGTGACTTTGgcgtttttgcttgaaaaaattTAGCAAActcatcaattaatcatttcactttttttcaatcattttcCCCTCACCAAGTTAAACATTGATTAACAGTATTTCTCTGCTTCAGTCGCATTCTGACCATTGCAAAGTCGACTCAAAGCAACTTCTACAACAGAGACGTCAACAAAACTAAACCAGATTCACTTCACAGTATCTGTATTTACCTCAGTGTCTTGCGTGTGCCCCCGGTGTATTTTTGTCGTTGCTCATCTATTCTGTGACCCCTCTCCTGCCCTCAGGCATCCCGGCCTCAGCAGGGAACAGTTTAGACTGTCTCCAGGACGACAACCCACCACACTGGCTCAAGTCCCTGCAGGCACTCACAGAGATGGACGGCCCGGCAGGCTCAGCGGTGCCCACTCCCCAGCCCCTCCACACCGGCCTCCTAGACGcccacctccccctccaccacagAGCCGCCGGCGGCTGGGCTCCCTACCTGCCCCCTCCCACAGCCAACCCCGCCAGCCAGTTCCACTCCCCTCCCCCCGGCTTCCAGACCGCCTTCAGACCCCCGGGACAGCCcaccacagagctgctacagagTGCCGCTGTGGACCGCCACTGAACACAGAATACAGCAGACACCCATCCATCCCCCACCACCACTTTATGCCCACTCATCTTGTACCCCCGCTCCCCCTCCCCCAACGCAATACAACACCAATCTGCAGAGTATGAAAAATTATTAACAAAGTAACAAACatgctttcttctttttctcttcctccttcctttttgTCTATTCCGAAggctgatttgtttttgtttttgtttgtggtaCACAAGTTATCATCACCCTTTGTCTGCTACCATCACCACTCCTGACATCTAGTTCTGGGCATAACACGGGATTCATTGTGTAGCTCACTGTTAACTTCAGAGAGCGCAAGAAGCAGTAAAGCATCGAGCGCCCAGCGGTGACACGAGTTAACTCCACAAACTGGTGAAGAAACAAATTAGCTGAAGTGAGGTCTTTTTAAAAGTAACTAATGATTAAGCATGAacaacatttgtgtttttgaaagttGAAGTCATGATAAGTTTTCGAGGAATGAAGCAAGCTGTGAATCTGCTCTTGAAGCTTTGCCCCAAAGACCCTCATCCTCCC
This sequence is a window from Chaetodon trifascialis isolate fChaTrf1 chromosome 10, fChaTrf1.hap1, whole genome shotgun sequence. Protein-coding genes within it:
- the cnot4a gene encoding CCR4-NOT transcription complex subunit 4; translation: MSHSPEMKDDPMECPLCMEPLEIDDVNFFPCTCGYQICRFCWHRIRTDENGLCPACRKPYPEDPAVYKPLSQEEIQRIKNEKKQKQNEKKQKVTENRKHLASVRVVQRNLVFVVGLSQRLADPEVLKRPEYFGRFGKIHKVVINNSTSYAGSQGPSASAYVTYIRSEDALRAIQCVNNVVVDGRTLKASLGTTKYCSYFLKSMQCPKPDCMYLHELGDEAASFTKEEMQAGKHQEYEQKLLQDLYKINPSFLQPPACGTEKSKSKSNSTQRTNSSNGKDGWPTLSGHNKLANGLSEDRKSPPLLDYLDQEVNASDGLDTELGPGQHTALSPFSSNCDSNSEKPPESIGMVNGETLQQIPTSDSPSPPPGLTKPNLVVPISVSDLTARSPFEGAAAESQSLFSDNSNFRHPNPLPAGLPPFPSSPRGSSDWPMTPEPQSLFTSDTIPVSSSTDWQAAFGFGSSSKQQDDDLGFDPFDVTRKALADLIEKELSVQDQSPSSPGPFAQGGSHGPSLLPPNPNPSASHHFPSGLPRLPQLHHRAVYSSFSFPGSQNSQASQQQQPASRHPWMGVPTRNNLTHLNHSASAASHSNFLDLNLPPQHNTGLGGIPISENSGSIDGLNVKEWQDGLRALLPNININFGGLPNSSSSSSSSSSNSVNHIGGPAGPAGISHSLSWDGTASWMDPAIITGIPASAGNSLDCLQDDNPPHWLKSLQALTEMDGPAGSAVPTPQPLHTGLLDAHLPLHHRAAGGWAPYLPPPTANPASQFHSPPPGFQTAFRPPGQPTTELLQSAAVDRH